CCTATATGGCGGCCGGGCTCTCGGCCGCCGAGAAGAGGGCGCTGCTGATCGCTCATCTTCCTCATGTTCAGGCCGAGTCGCTGGTGGTAGGTCGGCTGCGGCTGGATCTCTCGGAGGGCCAGGCCTGGTACGGCGGCCAGCCCCTGGGCCTGACCGCGACCCAGTTCAAACTGTTGTGCACCCTGATGCAGCGGCCCGGTCAGGCCATCGACTGCTCCTCGCTGGCGACCCTGGCCCAGTGCCGCGGCGTGCCGGCCCACCTCGCCGGGCTGCGCCGCAAACTCGCCGCCCACTCGGCCGCCTTCCTGCTGCGCGGCACGCCACAGCAGGGCTACGCCCTCGACGCCCGCCGTCAGCCTCGTTCGGTGAACGTGGGCTTCGCCCTCAAGGCGCACCTGACTCAGCTGTTCTAGCACTGGCCTGCCCGTCCACGCCCGACCGCCCCACCTCAGGAGGATGTCATGACCACCGAACCGCTCTCCCGCCCCGCCGCCGAGCGCCCCTGGCCGGCCACACCCACTGGGGTTCAGGCGCCCGTGGATCAACAGGCCGCCGCGCCCCCAGCCGACGCGACCAGCCCGGAGCTGGTCACCCTGGTGCGCTCTCTGCTCCAGACCTGCGCCGAACTCCGGCAGCGGGTGGACGACCTGGAACTCACCGAACGCCTGCGGGCCCGCCGCAGTCCGCCCCACTCTCTCGGCATCGACTACTGAGCGGCGGAAGCGAGCCCTGTGCCCACCCAAGTGGCCCTGATCACCGAAGGCACCTACCCGCTGTACGCCGGGGGCGTGAGCGTGTGGTGCGACCAGCTGCTCACCGGTCTGCCCGACACGGATTTCCATGTGCTGGCGCTGAGCGGTCTGAACGAGGTCGTGCGCTGCGCCGTGCCGCCCAACGTGCGGCAGGTGCGGATCGTGCCGCTCTGGGAGAACCCGCCCACCCGGCGGCTCAGTGCGGCCCAACGCTCGACGTTTCGGGACATCTACGAGCGCCTGATCGGCGCCATGCTCAGTGACGAGGCCTCCGCCAGCGCCGATTTCGCGCAGGCGCTGGGAGACCTCAGCCTGTTCGCGCTGCGGGCCGACCTCGACAGCGCCCTGGCCGATCCGGGCAACGTCGGGCTGCTGCTGGAGGTCTGGCGCCGCCACGTCACCCCGGTGACGAACGGCCTGCGCCAGAGGGCCATCGTGCCGGATCCCAGCGTCACCGACGCCCTGGACGCCAGCATGTGGCTCTCGCATCTGCTGCGGCCGCTGGGGCATCCCGTGGGCGGCTGCGACCTCGCGCACGCGGTCAGCAACGGCCTCTCGGTGCTGCCGGCCCTGGCGACCAAGGCTGCCTTCGGCACGCCCTTTATCCTCACCGAGCACGGCATGTACCTGCGTGAGCGCTACCTGTCGCCGCCGTCGCGCTACCTCTCGGCGGCGCCCCGCGCGCTGCTGCTGCGCTTCTACATGCAGCTCACGCGCGCCGCCTACCTCAAGGCCGACCTGATCTCGCCCGCCTCCAACTTCAACACCCGCTGGCAGCTGCATTTCGGCGCCCAGCCCAGCCGGCTCCGCCCGGTCTACAACGGCATCGATCCGGAACTGTTCACGGGGGGCGAACT
Above is a genomic segment from Deinococcus koreensis containing:
- a CDS encoding winged helix-turn-helix domain-containing protein yields the protein MTDIPVTLPVSARLKPAQTVCLIGPSGPAVTSLRSILSDLDCAVIHVASPSELSDTTALGGLAVGGLAATGADLTLIEYRPREVPLTQFTALLWSLQLAPLIVVGPELPELETAWLLAQGGACAYMAAGLSAAEKRALLIAHLPHVQAESLVVGRLRLDLSEGQAWYGGQPLGLTATQFKLLCTLMQRPGQAIDCSSLATLAQCRGVPAHLAGLRRKLAAHSAAFLLRGTPQQGYALDARRQPRSVNVGFALKAHLTQLF
- the pelF gene encoding GT4 family glycosyltransferase PelF, producing the protein MPTQVALITEGTYPLYAGGVSVWCDQLLTGLPDTDFHVLALSGLNEVVRCAVPPNVRQVRIVPLWENPPTRRLSAAQRSTFRDIYERLIGAMLSDEASASADFAQALGDLSLFALRADLDSALADPGNVGLLLEVWRRHVTPVTNGLRQRAIVPDPSVTDALDASMWLSHLLRPLGHPVGGCDLAHAVSNGLSVLPALATKAAFGTPFILTEHGMYLRERYLSPPSRYLSAAPRALLLRFYMQLTRAAYLKADLISPASNFNTRWQLHFGAQPSRLRPVYNGIDPELFTGGELEPALPTVSWVGRIDPIKDLDTLIRSHALVQHHLPAAQLRMFGPVPQGNEAYEQTCRQLIHDLGLDDAAVFEGRVPSVAQAYQAGHVVALSSISEGFPYSVIEAMAAGRPMVATDVGGVREAVGDTGLVVPPRDPHAFADACLELLRDDTLRHTLSRRARDRVLTLFTLQHCIEAYRRMYDELLDLGRLPAAVGA